In Nocardioides marinus, one DNA window encodes the following:
- a CDS encoding winged helix-turn-helix domain-containing protein, whose amino-acid sequence MLAELEERLAEVLKPGDHETGPTGEVRWRTAARWARKELADDGLLLAPQPGVWALTDEGMTSL is encoded by the coding sequence GTGCTCGCCGAGCTCGAGGAGCGGCTGGCCGAGGTGCTCAAGCCGGGCGACCACGAGACCGGCCCCACCGGCGAGGTCCGGTGGCGCACCGCCGCCCGCTGGGCCCGCAAGGAGCTCGCCGACGACGGTCTGCTGCTCGCCCCCCAGCCCGGTGTCTGGGCGCTCACCGACGAGGGCATGACCTCCCTCTGA
- a CDS encoding SprT-like domain-containing protein: MDLTAAHQLATGLLVEHGLSDWRVEYDAAKRRAGVCRFATRTIGLSAPLTMLHDEAMVRDTVLHEIAHALVGPAHGHDATWARTARAIGCSAERCVPADAPRVAAPWLGVCPAGHTVDRHRRPERVLVCRRCSGGTFDLRHLFTWTHHGRPAAHHPNYVAELAALREGRRVSRLGVGSRARIIVPGEYHHAAGTVLKRGRTCYHLRVGRVVLRVPFAGVEPV, encoded by the coding sequence ATGGACCTCACCGCCGCGCACCAGCTGGCCACCGGGCTGCTGGTCGAGCACGGCCTGAGCGACTGGCGGGTGGAGTACGACGCCGCCAAGCGTCGCGCGGGCGTGTGCCGCTTCGCCACCCGCACCATCGGGTTGAGCGCGCCGCTGACGATGCTGCACGACGAGGCGATGGTGCGCGACACCGTCCTGCACGAGATCGCCCACGCCCTCGTCGGCCCCGCCCACGGTCACGACGCCACCTGGGCTCGCACGGCGCGGGCCATCGGCTGCTCCGCGGAGCGCTGCGTGCCCGCCGACGCCCCTCGGGTGGCCGCACCGTGGCTCGGCGTGTGCCCGGCGGGGCACACCGTCGACCGGCACCGACGCCCCGAGCGGGTGCTGGTCTGCCGGCGCTGCAGCGGTGGCACCTTCGACCTGCGCCACCTCTTCACCTGGACCCACCACGGTCGACCGGCGGCACACCACCCCAACTACGTGGCCGAGCTGGCGGCGCTGCGCGAGGGCCGCCGGGTCAGTCGGCTCGGGGTGGGCAGCCGGGCGCGGATCATCGTGCCGGGGGAGTACCACCACGCCGCCGGCACCGTCCTCAAGCGCGGGCGCACCTGCTACCACCTGCGGGTGGGCAGGGTCGTGCTGCGAGTGCCGTTCGCCGGCGTGGAGCCGGTCTGA
- a CDS encoding DUF1501 domain-containing protein, with the protein MTTTPLPRTTGDCACPEFRGADLSRRGFLRGLGLAGATMTIGSAVVTVGPSAPAAAADASSVLVVLSMRGAADGLSLVVPHGDPVYYDARPRIAVAAERLVAKDGFFGLHPALSPLLPLWQQGKVAAVHATGLAVPNRSHFAAMEAVEDATPGSSERVGWLNRLIGDLPGTSPLQAVAVGSAPPALYGPQPWMGFDRLDEVGVAGDDKWDPTDDRLRSLGKMWQRSRSPLAPALRSAMAAVDEIGPAQAQQQRSSAFPKSDLGKALSSVSRTIRGDVGASVITVDQGDWDMHSDLGTLQWGRMQHNADDLARSIAAFFEDLGPAADRVTLVTVSEFGRRVVENNNYGLDHGWGNVMFLVGAGVRGGYHGTWAGLEAGNDADLTVTTDYRSVLSEVVRTRTPVSTATVFPHFSPERVGAMVGA; encoded by the coding sequence GTGACCACCACCCCCCTGCCCCGCACCACCGGCGACTGCGCGTGCCCGGAGTTCCGAGGCGCCGACCTGAGCCGCCGCGGCTTCCTGCGCGGCCTCGGCCTCGCCGGCGCCACCATGACCATCGGCTCTGCGGTCGTGACCGTGGGCCCGAGCGCGCCGGCCGCCGCCGCGGACGCCTCGTCGGTGCTCGTGGTGCTCTCGATGCGCGGTGCCGCTGACGGGCTCTCGCTGGTCGTCCCGCACGGTGACCCCGTCTACTACGACGCCCGGCCCCGGATCGCCGTGGCCGCCGAGCGGCTCGTGGCCAAGGACGGCTTCTTCGGCCTGCACCCGGCGCTCTCGCCGCTGCTGCCCCTGTGGCAGCAGGGCAAGGTCGCGGCCGTGCACGCCACCGGTCTCGCGGTGCCCAACCGCTCGCACTTCGCCGCCATGGAGGCCGTCGAGGACGCGACCCCCGGCTCCAGCGAGCGGGTCGGCTGGCTCAACCGCCTCATCGGGGACCTGCCCGGCACCTCGCCGCTGCAGGCGGTCGCCGTCGGCAGCGCCCCGCCGGCGTTGTACGGCCCGCAGCCGTGGATGGGCTTCGACCGCCTCGACGAGGTCGGCGTGGCGGGTGACGACAAGTGGGATCCCACCGACGACCGGCTCCGCTCGCTGGGCAAGATGTGGCAGCGCTCGCGCAGCCCCCTGGCCCCGGCACTGCGCTCGGCGATGGCCGCCGTCGACGAGATCGGCCCGGCCCAGGCGCAGCAGCAGCGCTCCTCGGCCTTCCCGAAGAGCGACCTCGGCAAGGCGCTGTCCTCGGTGTCGCGGACCATCCGGGGTGACGTGGGCGCCTCGGTCATCACCGTGGACCAGGGCGACTGGGACATGCACTCCGACCTCGGGACCCTGCAGTGGGGCCGGATGCAGCACAACGCCGACGACCTCGCCCGCTCGATCGCCGCGTTCTTCGAGGACCTGGGGCCCGCCGCGGACCGGGTCACGCTGGTGACGGTCTCGGAGTTCGGCCGCCGGGTCGTGGAGAACAACAACTACGGCCTCGACCACGGCTGGGGCAACGTGATGTTCCTGGTCGGCGCGGGCGTGCGCGGCGGCTACCACGGCACGTGGGCCGGCCTGGAGGCCGGCAACGACGCCGACCTCACCGTCACCACCGACTACCGCTCGGTGCTCAGCGAGGTGGTCCGCACCCGGACCCCGGTCTCGACGGCCACCGTGTTCCCGCACTTCAGCCCGGAGCGGGTCGGCGCGATGGTCGGCGCCTGA
- a CDS encoding DUF1800 family protein, producing MRRRKKKQNKKYRPARYAPTPVLGAADRHVVSRFSYGTTPELVREVQAAGGGVAWFEEQLTTAYADPAADARIGDWWPDLHLDAPTLWKRQEDEVRAVWEVMADYSRRLLVRRTISPHQVLERMTEFFEAHLHVPVNGDKQGIWRASYGDVIRRHALGRFDEMLVEAITHPSMLLFLDQAVSTKKAPNENLGRELLELHTVGVGNHTEGDVKASARILTGYRVDVWRSWAATYRSEDHWTGPVQVGDFSDPNTDPDGRDLVRRYLVHLAHRPETAQRLARKLAVKFVRDDPPQALVDRLARTYLQHDTAIVPVLRELVRSVEFKGSRGVKLRDPSEDLVATYRALGTTLKAPQRIEDAANAMLWQSTVIGLAPMTWPRPDGQPLDNQPWATPARALASMDIHWSLAGGWWPKTGVDYQQPTDWVPELPMQFAPLVDHLSRHILGRPSTRGILKAACTAVSVKPTEQITADHPLMRWHFNRLLGSFLDNPLHYGR from the coding sequence GTGCGTCGACGCAAGAAGAAGCAGAACAAGAAGTACCGTCCCGCCCGGTACGCACCCACTCCTGTGCTGGGCGCGGCCGACCGGCACGTCGTGAGCCGGTTCAGCTACGGCACGACCCCCGAGCTGGTCCGGGAGGTGCAGGCGGCCGGCGGTGGCGTCGCGTGGTTCGAGGAGCAGCTGACCACGGCGTACGCCGACCCGGCGGCCGACGCCCGCATCGGCGACTGGTGGCCCGACCTGCACCTGGACGCGCCCACCTTGTGGAAGCGCCAGGAGGACGAGGTCCGTGCCGTGTGGGAGGTGATGGCCGACTACTCGCGCCGACTGCTGGTGCGCCGCACCATCTCGCCCCACCAGGTGCTGGAGCGGATGACGGAGTTCTTCGAGGCGCACCTGCACGTGCCGGTCAACGGCGACAAGCAGGGCATCTGGCGCGCGTCGTACGGCGACGTCATCCGCCGCCACGCGCTGGGCCGCTTCGACGAGATGCTGGTCGAGGCCATCACGCACCCCTCGATGCTGCTCTTCCTCGACCAGGCGGTCTCGACGAAGAAGGCCCCGAACGAGAACCTCGGGCGCGAGCTGCTCGAGCTGCACACCGTGGGCGTCGGGAACCACACCGAGGGCGACGTGAAGGCCTCGGCCCGGATCCTCACCGGCTACCGGGTCGACGTGTGGCGCAGCTGGGCTGCGACGTACCGGTCCGAGGACCACTGGACCGGACCCGTGCAGGTCGGGGACTTCTCCGACCCCAACACCGACCCCGACGGCCGGGACCTGGTGCGGCGCTACCTGGTGCACCTGGCCCACCGGCCCGAGACCGCACAGCGGCTGGCCCGCAAGCTGGCGGTGAAGTTCGTCCGCGACGACCCGCCGCAGGCGCTGGTCGACCGGCTGGCCCGCACCTACCTCCAGCACGACACCGCGATCGTCCCGGTGCTGCGCGAGCTGGTCCGGTCGGTGGAGTTCAAGGGCTCGCGCGGGGTCAAGCTGCGCGACCCCTCCGAGGACCTGGTGGCGACCTACCGGGCGCTCGGCACGACCCTGAAGGCGCCCCAACGGATCGAGGACGCCGCCAACGCGATGCTGTGGCAATCGACCGTCATCGGGCTGGCCCCCATGACCTGGCCGCGGCCCGACGGTCAGCCGCTGGACAACCAGCCGTGGGCGACCCCGGCCCGTGCCCTGGCCTCGATGGACATCCACTGGTCGTTGGCCGGGGGCTGGTGGCCCAAGACCGGCGTGGACTACCAGCAGCCGACCGACTGGGTGCCGGAGCTGCCAATGCAGTTCGCCCCGCTGGTCGACCACCTCAGCCGGCACATCCTGGGTCGACCCTCCACCCGCGGCATCCTCAAGGCCGCCTGCACGGCGGTGAGCGTCAAGCCCACCGAGCAGATCACCGCCGACCACCCGCTGATGCGCTGGCACTTCAACCGGCTGCTCGGCTCCTTCCTCGACAACCCGCTGCACTACGGACGGTGA
- a CDS encoding DUF4234 domain-containing protein, whose amino-acid sequence MSDQYPPPPSSDPTGPAGSAPPPPQWGETPGAPPAPAYASAPPVAPGQMGGQMGAGPIGEVRSTGVAVLLFIVTFGIYGWYYWYKVHEEMKQHSGQGIGGAVALILAIFVGIVMPYLTSAEVGGLYKRRGQKEPVSGITGLWYFPGIFILVGPIIWFVKTNGALNDYWKSLGAQG is encoded by the coding sequence GTGTCCGACCAGTACCCGCCGCCCCCGTCCAGCGACCCCACCGGTCCGGCCGGGTCCGCGCCGCCGCCCCCGCAGTGGGGTGAGACCCCCGGGGCGCCGCCGGCTCCGGCGTACGCCTCGGCCCCGCCGGTCGCCCCCGGCCAGATGGGCGGACAGATGGGTGCCGGGCCGATCGGCGAGGTGCGCAGCACCGGTGTCGCGGTCCTGCTGTTCATCGTCACCTTCGGCATCTACGGCTGGTACTACTGGTACAAGGTGCACGAGGAGATGAAGCAGCACTCCGGCCAGGGCATCGGCGGCGCCGTCGCGCTGATCCTCGCCATCTTCGTGGGCATCGTGATGCCCTACCTCACCTCCGCCGAGGTGGGCGGTCTCTACAAGCGCCGCGGGCAGAAGGAGCCGGTCAGCGGCATCACCGGCCTGTGGTACTTCCCCGGCATCTTCATCCTGGTCGGCCCGATCATCTGGTTCGTGAAGACCAACGGCGCGCTCAACGACTACTGGAAGTCGCTCGGCGCCCAGGGCTGA
- the glgA gene encoding glycogen synthase: MRVDVLSKEYPPEIYGGAGVHVAELVRALRDRDDLETHVHAFGAERSEQLTSSYADLAELSAANPALRTMGVDLAMADACAGTDLVHSHTWYANHAGHLAGLLHDVPHVVTAHSLEPLRPWKAEQLGGGYRLSSWVERTAYESAAAVIAVSAAMREDVLRSYPAVDPARVHTVHNGIDTSLWAPRPDEDACRRLGVDPDRPSVVFVGRITRQKGLPLFLRACAALPPEVQVVLCAGAPDTPEILAEVEGLVAGLRESRGDAGGVVWIPEMLPRAEVIALLTQATVFACPSVYEPLGIVNLEAMACETAVVATATGGIPEVVVPGSTGVLVPIEQATDGTGTPLDPEQYVADFAEAMLRVVSDPDAAAAMGRAGRERAIESFGWPAIAERTVEVYRSVG, encoded by the coding sequence GTGCGAGTCGACGTGCTGAGCAAGGAGTACCCGCCGGAGATCTACGGAGGGGCCGGGGTCCACGTGGCCGAGCTGGTCCGCGCGCTGCGCGACCGCGACGACCTCGAGACCCACGTGCACGCGTTCGGCGCGGAGCGCTCGGAGCAGCTGACGTCGTCGTACGCCGACCTCGCGGAGCTGTCCGCGGCCAACCCGGCGCTGCGCACGATGGGGGTCGACCTGGCGATGGCCGACGCGTGCGCGGGGACCGACCTGGTGCACAGCCACACCTGGTACGCCAACCACGCCGGCCACCTCGCGGGGCTGCTGCACGACGTGCCGCACGTGGTGACCGCGCACAGCCTCGAGCCGCTGCGACCGTGGAAGGCCGAGCAGCTCGGCGGCGGATATCGGCTCTCCTCGTGGGTGGAGCGCACCGCCTACGAGTCGGCCGCCGCGGTGATCGCGGTGTCGGCGGCGATGCGCGAGGACGTGCTGCGCTCCTACCCCGCGGTCGACCCGGCGCGGGTGCACACGGTGCACAACGGCATCGACACCTCACTGTGGGCGCCGCGCCCCGACGAGGACGCCTGCCGCCGTCTGGGCGTCGACCCGGACCGACCGTCGGTGGTGTTCGTCGGGCGGATCACCCGGCAGAAGGGGCTGCCGCTCTTCCTGCGCGCGTGCGCGGCGCTGCCGCCGGAGGTGCAGGTGGTGCTGTGCGCCGGCGCCCCGGACACCCCGGAGATCCTCGCCGAGGTGGAGGGACTGGTCGCCGGGCTGCGTGAGTCCCGCGGCGACGCGGGCGGGGTCGTGTGGATCCCCGAGATGCTGCCGCGTGCGGAGGTGATCGCACTGCTGACCCAGGCGACGGTCTTCGCCTGCCCCTCGGTCTACGAGCCGCTCGGCATCGTCAACCTCGAGGCGATGGCCTGCGAGACCGCCGTCGTCGCCACGGCCACCGGCGGCATCCCCGAGGTCGTGGTGCCCGGGTCGACCGGTGTGCTGGTCCCCATCGAGCAGGCCACCGACGGCACCGGCACCCCGCTGGACCCCGAGCAGTACGTCGCGGACTTCGCCGAGGCCATGCTCCGTGTCGTCTCCGACCCCGACGCGGCCGCCGCGATGGGCCGCGCGGGTCGTGAGCGCGCCATCGAGTCCTTCGGCTGGCCGGCGATCGCCGAGCGCACCGTCGAGGTCTACCGCTCGGTGGGGTGA
- the glgC gene encoding glucose-1-phosphate adenylyltransferase, with product MSASAGRKKVLAIVLAGGEGKRLMPLTADRAKPAVPFAGIYRLIDFALSNVVNSGYLKVVVLTQYKSHSLDRHVTQTWRMSNLLGNYVAPVPAQQRVGKHWYLGSADAIYQSLNLIRDEKPDIVVVVGADHVYRMDFAQMVDQHVESGAACTVAAIRQPIGLADQFGVIDVQPDEPSRIREFLEKPTDPVGLPDSPGEVLASMGNYVFDADALVEAVTRDSSTTGSKHDMGGDIVPAFVRRSQAGVYDYKDNVVPGATARDAGYWRDVGTLGSYYAAHMDVVSPMPIFNLYNTEWPVYTSYGPQPPVKLVQGARGSAAVTDEAVLSPGVVVSGGSVTRSVLSPDVRVEDGADVTGSVLLNGVTVGAGAVVRNTILDKNVVVPPGASIGVDPQADRARGFLVTDGLTVLGKDQPFPADA from the coding sequence ATGAGTGCCAGCGCCGGCCGCAAGAAGGTCCTCGCCATCGTCCTGGCGGGCGGTGAGGGCAAGCGGTTGATGCCGCTGACCGCGGACCGGGCCAAACCCGCGGTGCCGTTCGCGGGGATCTACCGCCTCATCGACTTCGCGCTGTCCAACGTCGTGAACTCCGGCTACCTCAAGGTGGTCGTGCTGACGCAGTACAAGTCGCACAGCCTGGACCGCCACGTCACCCAGACCTGGCGGATGTCGAACCTGCTGGGCAACTACGTCGCCCCGGTGCCGGCCCAGCAGCGCGTCGGCAAGCACTGGTACCTCGGGTCCGCCGACGCGATCTACCAGTCGCTGAACCTCATCCGCGACGAGAAGCCCGACATCGTGGTGGTGGTCGGTGCCGACCACGTCTACCGGATGGACTTCGCGCAGATGGTCGACCAGCACGTGGAGTCCGGCGCGGCCTGCACGGTCGCGGCGATCCGCCAGCCGATCGGGCTCGCCGACCAGTTCGGCGTCATCGACGTCCAGCCCGACGAGCCGTCGCGGATCCGGGAGTTCCTCGAGAAGCCCACCGACCCGGTCGGGCTGCCCGACAGCCCCGGGGAGGTGCTGGCCTCGATGGGCAACTACGTCTTCGACGCCGACGCCCTGGTCGAGGCGGTCACCCGCGACTCCTCCACGACCGGCTCCAAGCACGACATGGGCGGTGACATCGTCCCGGCGTTCGTGCGCCGCTCGCAGGCCGGCGTCTACGACTACAAGGACAACGTCGTGCCCGGTGCCACCGCACGCGACGCCGGCTACTGGCGCGACGTCGGGACGCTCGGCTCCTACTACGCCGCCCACATGGACGTCGTGTCGCCGATGCCGATCTTCAACCTCTACAACACCGAGTGGCCGGTCTACACCTCCTACGGCCCGCAGCCGCCGGTGAAGCTGGTGCAGGGCGCGCGCGGCTCGGCCGCGGTCACCGACGAGGCCGTGCTCTCCCCGGGGGTGGTGGTCTCGGGCGGGTCGGTCACCCGCTCGGTGCTCTCCCCGGACGTCCGGGTCGAGGACGGTGCCGACGTCACGGGCTCGGTGCTGCTCAACGGCGTCACCGTCGGTGCCGGCGCGGTCGTGCGCAACACCATCCTGGACAAGAACGTCGTCGTCCCGCCGGGCGCCAGCATCGGCGTGGACCCCCAGGCCGACCGCGCCCGTGGCTTCCTGGTCACCGACGGCCTGACGGTGCTCGGCAAGGACCAGCCCTTCCCCGCCGACGCGTGA
- a CDS encoding uracil-DNA glycosylase family protein — MSRSFSRAELESFRDAEVPDLLGGPEDPPVRLLFVGINPGLWTAATQTHFAHPGNRFYPALLRGGVITEPVDAAAGMSEEDRGRFRARGIGITNLVRRATAKASELSTDELRAGGAELVALVERVRPRVVAVAGITAYRQAFALPKAVPGRQPEPIGPAELWVVPNPSGLNAHETVESLASAYAEVGRAAGLL, encoded by the coding sequence GTGAGCCGCTCCTTCAGCCGGGCCGAGCTGGAGTCCTTCCGCGACGCGGAGGTGCCCGACCTGCTCGGCGGCCCCGAGGACCCGCCGGTGCGGCTGCTCTTCGTCGGGATCAACCCCGGCCTGTGGACCGCCGCCACGCAGACCCACTTCGCCCACCCGGGCAACCGGTTCTACCCCGCGCTGCTGCGCGGAGGCGTGATCACCGAGCCGGTCGACGCCGCTGCCGGCATGAGCGAGGAGGACCGGGGCCGCTTCCGCGCCCGCGGCATCGGCATCACCAACCTCGTGCGCCGGGCCACCGCCAAGGCCTCCGAGCTCTCCACCGACGAGCTGCGTGCCGGGGGAGCCGAGCTGGTGGCGCTGGTCGAGCGGGTGCGCCCCCGCGTGGTGGCGGTCGCCGGCATCACCGCCTACCGCCAGGCCTTCGCGCTGCCGAAGGCCGTGCCCGGGAGGCAGCCGGAGCCGATCGGACCCGCCGAGCTGTGGGTCGTGCCGAACCCCAGCGGCCTCAACGCCCACGAGACGGTGGAGAGCCTCGCGTCGGCGTACGCCGAGGTCGGCCGCGCCGCCGGTCTGCTCTGA